A section of the Corvus hawaiiensis isolate bCorHaw1 chromosome 16, bCorHaw1.pri.cur, whole genome shotgun sequence genome encodes:
- the LOC125334290 gene encoding uncharacterized protein LOC125334290: protein MDSLCYPACCQVVPVWNLVAMWPSEKEEEEQNIILISDDEDEVEGTQGNSVLFVEPQEESRLEEKKSEEMVDEEEDLVVTYCKQANVMPHARHDCTTHPFERTECDTCSPLGKNADICDQCYCYICDKLAAECPHWTTPSLCHCNAHNKSNFWKAQRNFALAGVLATFNLELLDLDAELRHGGDLLEKFIKELSVAYNKYLTGERMCLPGQECFCKSKLPPGQCNVCSLQNMEVMYTYSDVFELVTRFLNQAEQESPKAAAVMLLGAAKQIALHKDPALSCQNLGHTASLRIAVPFLFQRITTRLQRMLVLCDFPKILYEKFVAFFQSISLPCHCYAFSNSLNVVPWDHVLLTTVLKGQNPTGQRRQKGRKMYLWEALPVVEARVEKLLDKKKYREVVRYLRAVKCNENQRLRDLQDMIPFYLCKTGNFLDAAHSLLFPVNSLASCSACRITPCQFKVYLKIFRTGCVPSGNDMLETGPWVTAGSPLKNSVLMKQALKLLYSSKALYRNVKCWSSFIMILGSSDMLEKRGHLLPLALEEPPLGFQERVLAASASILEDLRAGVNVSLPSAVFSAQLEHEASLILAVQAMQQMLYCELPHLTSFLEIVLAFGKNFWALRLLLDQLSCEEHILCGTANLLLRDLSQEKATMLRVWQNLGPQYVGEFLCLFLTCRHKRMQSVGLFTLNVIIENLRVCSWIKQLCTFFHDSGLRQLPFGTTVHHEVSKFVSAFEKL from the exons ATGGACAGTCTCTGTTACCCTGCTTGCTGCCAAGTAGTTCCAGTTTGGAATTTAGTGGCCATGTGGCCAtcggaaaaggaggaggaagagcagaacATAATCCTGATCAgtgatgatgaagatgaagTGGAGGGCACCCAAGGGAATTCTGTCCTGTTTGTAGAGCCACAGG AGGAATCTCgcctggaagagaagaaatcagaagaaatGGTGGATGAGGAAGAGGATTTAGTGGTTACCTACTGTAAACAAGCAAATGTGATGCCTCATGCAAGACACGACTGCACCACGCACCCCTTTGA GAGAACAGAGTGTGATACTTGCTCCCCCCTTGGGAAAAATGCGGATATCTGTGACCAGTGCTACTGCTACATCTGTGACAAACTGGCTGCTGAG TGCCCACACTGGACAACCCCTTCCCTGTGTCACTGCAATGCCCACAACAAAAGCAACTTCTGGAAGGCCCAGAGGAACTTTGCCCTGGCCGGGGTCCTGGCCACGTTcaacctggagctgctggaccTCGACGCGGAGCTGCGGCATGGGG GAGATCTTCTAGAAAAATTTATCAAGGAACTTTCTGTAGCATATAACAAATACCTAACAGGAGAAAGGATGTGTCTCCCAGGACAGGAATGCTTCTGCAAGTCAAAGCTGCCCCCTGGGCAGTGCAATGTCTGCAGCTTACAGAACATGGAGGTCATGTACAC GTATTCTGATGTTTTCGAGCTGGTAACAAGATTTTTAAATCAGGCAGAACAAGAAAgccccaaagctgctgctgtcatgctcctgggagcagctaAACAGATTGCCCTGCACAAAGACCCTGCTCT GAGCTGTCAGAACCTTGGCCACACTGCTTCCCTAAGGATTGCTGTCCCATTTCTGTTCCAAAG aatcacaaccCGACTTCAGAGGATGCTGGTGTTGTGTGACTTTCCAAAAATCCTCTATGAAAAgtttgttgcattttttcagtccatctcccttccctgccactgTTACGCCTTCTCAAACAG CTTGAATGTTGTGCCCTGGGACCACGTGTTACTGACCACAGTTTTAAAAGGCCAGAACCCAACTGGGCAGAGgagacagaaaggaaggaaaatgtacCTGTGGGAAGCACTCCCTGTCGTGGAGGCTCGagtggagaagctgctggacaAAAAGAA ATACAGAGAAGTTGTTCGGTACCTGAGAGCTGTGAAATGCAATGAAAACCAAAG GCTACGAGACCTTCAGGATATGATCCCCTTCTACCTGTGCAAAACTGGGAATTTCCTGGATGCTGCCCATTCCCTGCTGTTCCCTGTGAACAGCCTggcctcctgctctgcctgcaggatCACTCCCTGCCAGTTCAAGGTTTACCTCAAGATATTCAGGACAGGCTGTGTTCCCTCTGGGAATGACATGCTGGAGACAGGGCCCTGGGTTACAGCTG GCTCTCCCCTGAAGAACAGCGTGCTAATGAAGCAGGCACTCAAACTGCTGTACAGCAGCAAGGCACTCTACAGGAAT GTCAAATGTTGGAGTTCCTTCATCATGATTTTGGGCAGTAGCGATATGCTGGAAAAGAGGGGGCACCTCCTTCCCTTAGCCTTGGAAGAGCCCCCACTTGGCTTCCAAGAG CGTGTGCTGGCTGCCAGTGCCAGCATTTTGGAGGATCTCAGGGCTGGAGTTAATGTCTCTTTACCAtctgctgttttctctgctcAG CTGGAACACGAGGCTTCTCTCATCCTGGCAGTGCAAGCAATGCAACAGATGCTTTATTGTGAGCttccccacctgacttccttctTAGAGATTGTTCTGGCTTTTGGG AAAAACTTCTGGGCTCTGAGGCTGTTGCTGGACCAACTTTCCTGTGAGGAGCACATCCTCTGTGGCACTGCCAACCTGCTTTTGAGGGATTTGAGTCAGGAGAAAGCCACGATGCTGCGAGT GTGGCAGAACCTGGGCCCCCAGTACGTGGGGGAGTTCCTGTGCCTGTTCCTGACGTGCAGACACAAGAGGATGCAATCCGTGGGGCTCTTCACCCTCAACGTGATCATCGAGAACCTGCGCGT ATGTTCCTGGATTAAGCAGCTCTGCACCTTTTTCCATGACTCG GGGTTGAGGCAGCTCCCCTTTGGCACCACAGTTCACCACGAAGTTTCGAAGTTCGTCAGTGCTTTTGAGAAACTGTAG